The DNA window CACGTTCACGAAGCGCTCGGTCGCGATCTTGTCGTTGAAGAGCGCCGGGTATCCGGAGCCCGCCTTGATGCAATCGACAACATTGAGCTTGAAATCGTGGCTCATGTTCTCACACCACCGGACGGAGATGGTTGGCTGCCACGTCTTGACGTTGATGCCCGCCTTCAGAACGAGATTGGAGAGCTCATTACTGCACGGCTTTCCGTCGCTGTTCACACCTCCTAAGGTAAGATTCTGATACACGCTGCCGCCCAGGTAGGATTCGGTGAAGGTGGCGTGCGCCCGCGTGACCTCGGCGCACTTGATCCGCATGAGCTCCAGAAGTTCCAGAGCCCCTTCCTCGGTCATGGCACCGGCATCGATATCGCTTTTGAACGGCCGATACATATACTGGTCAAATCGGCCAGGAGAGATGCCCCGGCCGTTGAGCTCGATGAAGAGGCACACGTGCGCGAACCAAAACGACTGCATCGCCTCGCGAAATGTGTCCGCCGGCTTTCGCGGGACCTTGCGGCAGACCCGTGCGATCTCAAGCAGCTCCTCCTTGCGCCTCGCTTCCCCACAACCACCGGCCTGACGCTCCGCCTCCTTCGCGTAGTTCTCCGCGAAGTTGATAACACCCTGAAGCGCGAGCTTCACGCCTTTATAGAAGCTGTATCTGTCGAACTTCTCCTTTGAGTTAAGTTCGCTTATGCCAGCGAGTTTGGCGTTGATGCGAGCAATCAAGCCTTCAATGCCCTCATCGATGACCTTCTGGTAATCGACTATGACCCGACCCTCGGGAACGTCAAACATAAATCGAAGGAAGACAAGCTGCTGCATCCACTTCTCAACGAGGTTGAAATCCTCCTTGGTCTCCCTGAGGCAGTTCTCGGCGAGGGTCCTCCAGTCCTTCCCCTCCCAAAACTTGGCAACGTCCAGTATCCTCTCCTTATCTTCGGGGCTGATGAGATAGATACCCAGCCGATCACCCTTGCCCTTCTGGAGCGTGCCATCAATGTAGCGCTCCTCCTCGCGCGTTATTCTCTTGAATCCCTCCAACATCCAAGTCTCGTATTCGGGATACACCTGGGTCCCCTTGAAATGGCGGGAGACGGCGCCCACTATCAACTCCTCGTCCCAGATTCTCGGCGTGAGGTTGGAGAGCACATGCTTCAGCGCGCCGCCGGCCCTGAGATAACGAGGCGCCGTCCAATGCTGCTTCATATAGTCGGTGAACAGTGCGGCCCTCTCAGAATCGATGAACGGCTCGTGTTGAAGCAGCAGCTTGTACCTCTTCTCGACCCTGGGCGTCGAAGGCGCTCCTTCGATCTCCCTTTTACTAATGGTTGATCCCTCAGCCACGCTCTCCTCCGTTGCACAATCCACAGATGCTCGACGCTGAACCGCCAGTTTCCCAACCTTGATAGTTTCGAGCTAACAGGACCTGGCGATCCACAATCACCTATTATACTAGGATAGCCTGTTGTGTTAAGTGAAAAGACCGAGCCGAAGGTTCGTCCATGAATACGAAATGCAACCACGGTTTCGTGAGAGTTACAGCAACACAGTCTATCCTAATTGAGTAGTCAGGGCTAATTTATATGGACAACTCTTCTGCTGTTTTGGATACTACAACCGCAGAGGGCCAGATACGTTCGCCTCGCCGTTCGCCGGAGTCTGCGACGCGGCGAAGCCCTGCAAGCTGTGGAGATTGATCACCGAAGGCATGAACACACGATGAAGATACTTGTTGTTGGTAACGGAATAGCTGGGAATGAGGTAGCCTTTGGCCTGCGGGAGCTTGGCGCACGCTGCGAGATAACGATCATCTCCGCGGAGGAATGGCCCGAGTACGATCCGTGTTCGCTGCCCTACTTCGTCGGAGGGGATGTCCCGAGGGAGGCGGTCTTCAGACGTGCCCTGAATGACTATGAGCAGAGCAGTATCCAGATTGTTCTTGAGAACAAGGCGGTCGGCGTCGATCCCGAGGCCAAATGCGTTGTAACTAAGAGTGGAGATGAGTACCGCTACGACAAGCTGGTGCTGGCCCACGGGGGGCGCCTCGTCAGCCCACGCATCGCCGGCATGGACAAGCGGGGCGTTTTCAGCTGCAAGGAGCTTACCGAGGCGGACAAACTGTTTGGGCACAGAGGGAGCGCGGCCGTCGTCATAGGTTCGGGCGCCATCGGGGTTGAGGCGGCTGAGGCGCTGAGGAAACGGGGCTGTGAGGTAACCATCATCGAGTTGCTCGACTGGATGTTGCCGACGATGTTCGATGAGCCGGTCGCAAGGCAGCTTGAGGGCGCGCTGAGAGGCTACGGCATTGACGTTCTGACTGGCGAGAGGGTGCAGCGCATAGAGGGCGATGATGGTGTAAAAGGGGTTGTTACTGACAAGCGCCGAATCCCGTGTGACACGGTCGTCTTGGCCACCGGGGTGGCGCCTCAGAAAGAGCTCGGGGAGACAGCGGGCATCACGGTCAACCGAGGTATCATCGTGGATGAGACGATGGGGACCAATGTGAAGGGCATCTACGCGTGCGGGGATTGTGTTGAGGCCCTGGACGCCCTTACCGGCGAGCGCTGCATATCCCAGCTGAAGCACAATGCAATCGAGCAGGCCCACATTGTCACCAAGAATATACTGGGCGAGAACGCGAGCTACTTGGGGGCACACTCATTCGCCAGGGCGCACTTCTTCGACACCCATGCGGTAACGTTCGGCAAGACCATGCAGACCGTGTGCGACGAAGGGGATGTAGAGTTCCTTGAGCGCGAAAGCGGTGATGACTACTTGAGAATCATCCTCAAAGGCGGAATAGTGGTTGGTGGGCAGGCGATTGGCGAGTATGCCGACAGCATCGGTCTATTCATAGGCGCAATGTGGCGGAAGGATGATTTCAATGGCCTCAGGGAGAAGTGGCAGCAAGTGTGCAGAATCGATTCACCATCGCCGTGGGTTTATCGGAAGCTGGGCCGCCTGATCGGCCTTCCCGCCGAGTGAGGATTCTCACCACAGAGCCACAGAGAGCACAGAGAAGAGTAGATAAGGCCAATTTCCCTTTTCTCTGTGGAACTCTGTGTCTCTGTGGTAGGACAATGACAACGTTCAAATGCGATGCAAAGGGAGGCGAATGATGAGCAAAGCGAGCCAGGAATGGGCGAAGAGGCCGTTTGGTAGGGTGATTTCGGAGGAGGAGCTCAAGAAGAGGACACATCCAGCATGGCCCTATATCTACTTCAACCCCGGCGAGCCGGTCGACCCCGCAAAGGTGGATGAGCTGCTCAAGGGCGTCATCGACGTGCACGTTCACGGGGCGCCTCTTGGCGGCTGGCTCCCGGGCAGGCCGACGATGGTCGAGACCTGTTTGGAGGCGAGCGAGGCGGGAATGAAGGCGCTGGTTTTCAAGGACCACAATACGATGACGAGCAACTGCGCGGAGATCATCCAGGACTTCCTTGGCCGGCTGGCCTCGGATTGCGCGGAGGCGGGCGTCGAATACACGCCCGTCGAGGTGTATGGCGGGATCGTCCTGAACGAGACCATCGGCGGCATGAACGCCAAAGCGGTCAAGACGTGCCTCGGCTATGGAAGGTGCAAGGAGGTGTGGCTGCCGTCGCTCGACGCCAGACATCAGCGGGAGGCGATGGGGCTTGAGGGCGGCATTTCGGTTACCGATGGGACCGATGAGCTCACGCCTGAGATGAAGCAGATACTCGATGTGATGGCCGAGTACAACGGCAACTCCAAGGGCGAGCGGGTCGTGCTATCAACGTGCCACGTCTCCAACGAGGAGAAGGCGGCCGTCCTAAAGTACGTCAAGAAAATGGGCATGGATGTGAAGGTCTTGTTGGACCATGTAACCCAGGAGATGACGATTCTCAATCCTGACGAGGCGAAGGAGATGATCGACCTCGGCGGCTACCTCGAGTTCGCCGAGTGCTCTTGCATACCCTGGCCGGGGATGCAGGATTGGGTCATCGCGTTTGACTACTCGTTTGCGCTAATCAAAGAGCTGATCAAGGAGAGGGGCCCCGGACAGTTGGTGCTCATCACGGACGCCGGCCAGCCCGGGAACAAGCCCGTGCCCGGCTGGAAGATGTTCATAAAAACGCTCCTGGCCCAGGGCGTGAGCGAGGCGGACATAAACGTCATGGCCAAAGAGGTCCCAGCAAAGCTCATATACGGCGCGTAGGGGCGTATTGCATACGCCCGCTTAGGGTTTTTTCCACAGATTACGCAGATTACACAGATTGCGGTGACACAGGCTAGGCCTCGGCGCGTAGGGGTGCTGCTTGCCGTACCCTTGATATTGTTCGGTCATGTCAGACGAGGGCGATTCGTGAATCGCCCCTACGGAGGACACCGTTGACGACAAAAGGCATCATCACGGAGATAAAGCGCTTCGCGACGCATGACGGCCCTGGCATTCGGACGTCGGTCTTCCTGAAGGGCTGTCCGCTGCGCTGCGATTGGTGCTCGAACCCGGAGACCATCGACCCCAAACCGCAGCTATACTTCATCGCCAGCCGCTGCAAGGAATGCGGCGCATGCTTGAAGGTGTGCGCCGAGGGAGCGGTTGCGGCCGACGTGAACAACAGAATAATCCGAAAGATGTGCACGCTTTGCATGGCGTGCGCCGATGAATGCCTCAACGGTGCGCTGCGTCCAGTGGGCGAGGCGATAACCGTTGAGCGACTGATGCTCGAGATAGAGAAGGACCTGCCGTTCTACGGCGACGACGGGGGCCTGACGCTGACCGGCGGCGAGCCGCTCTTCCAGCCGGAATTCTGCATAGCATTGCTCAAAGCTTGCCACAATCGGGGCATCTCAACCGTGCTCGACACGTCCGGCTTTGCTCCGCCTAAGGTCGTCGAGGAGGCGATGAAATACACCGACTTAGTCCTGCTGGACATCAAACATATTGACCCCGAGATGCACAAGATCGGCGCCGGCGTTGACAACAAGTTGGTCCTCGAGAACGCAGCCTTGATGTCCGAAGTGACCGCGGTGCGCATCTCCTTCCCCCTCATCCCCGGCTTCAACGACTCTGAGGACAACATCGCCGCCACTGCCAAGCTCGCCCTCTCCCTCGGCGTCGAACACATCGATATAAACCCCATGCACGCCCTCGGCGCCGACAAGTACCGCTCCCTCGGCCTGAAACCGCCATTCGACAGGTATCGCCTGCCCATGGAGGCCGACCTGGCAAAGGCGGTTGCGATTATTGATGGTCTTGGCCTGAAAACAACCGTAGGCCGAATGATGTAACATACTGCCGCCAATATCGCTTCGTGGATCACTTTTATTGATAGATTTGCGTCCACGAAGTTCACGAAGACACACGAAGGAGCTACCACTACCCGCTCCCTTGAGTTGTAGTAGGGCGCGAAGTAGGGAATAGGGACGCTAAAAGGAGAAGATACATGCCGGATTTGCGCACTGAGTTCTGTGGTATTGGGGTTAAGAACCCGATTGGGGTAACGTCGTGCGACTTTGGGGGGCACGAGCGGCTGCTGAGGCGCTGCGTGGATCAGGGCATTGGCTGGATCATCGGCAAGACGGTGCACGAGATCGATGGGCCTCATCGCTGGCCGAGGCCGTATTTCTACTCGCTGAGGCGATTTGGGAGCGATTTGAAGGATGCGTGGGTTTGCAGCCAGATGTTTCACAACATGCCGTATCCGAAGTGGCTTGAGGAGGAGCTCCCCAAATGCCTCAAGACGTGCGAGGCGCATGATGTGCTGTTCATAGGCTCCTGCTCGGGCATAGGGGCGGACCCTGAGACCTGGATACCGTTTTTGAAGGACATGGAGGCAGCGGGGGTCAAGATGGTCGAGCTCGACACTGGCGGGCCGCATGCGACGTTCGGCGCGGTGGCTGCGCAGAAGGCCGTGGGGGCGCCGCTTGCGATGGACCCGGACACGGCCTACAAGGTTACGAAGGCGTGCGTTGAGGCGGTCGATATCCCTATCATGTTCAAGATGACGCCGCAGTGCGTGAACATGGCCGGGGTGGCGCTTGCGGTTGAGAAGGCGGGCGCGGCCGCAATCTCGGCCAACAACGCGTTCTACGGCTGCTGGATCGACCACGAGACGGGGACATTCTTCGGCGTGCCATCGTCGATGGGGGGCCTCATCGGGCGGCCCTGGCAGCTCTTCTCGCTGGCGAAGGTGATGGAGATCACGGCGACGGTGGACATCCCCGTTCTCGGCGGCGGCGGCTCATTCACTTATGACGATTGTGTCCGCTACCTGATGGCCGGCTGCGGCCTCGCCGGTCTTTGCTCCTCCATCTACTCACGGGGCGTCGGCGTCCTGAAGGAGTGCGTCAAAGGCCTTGGCAAGTTCATGGACAAGAAGGGCTATGGATCAATTGAGGATTTCCAGGGCTGCGTCGTCAAGGATTTCCGCTACCTCAGGGAGTGGAACAGAGAGAACCCTATGGCTGAATTGACCCCGATCATCCCCGAGTTCGACGCCGACAAGTGCAATATGTGCGGCGTCTGCGAGAAGTTGTGCCCCTATGGCGCGATCACGCGCAACAAAGGGGCTGGCATTCCCGAGGTCAAGCGAGAGCACTGCTTCGGCTGCGGCTGGTGTGTGGGCCACTGTCCCAGAAAAGCCATCCAGTGCGTCCACGCCGACACAGGCGAGGTCGTCTGGGACGGCTACGGCACTATCAAGGACTGGGTGAAGTAGGTACTTCCCCGGGCCAGGAAACCAGCTTCACTAATGACCGC is part of the bacterium genome and encodes:
- a CDS encoding pyruvate formate lyase family protein, with the translated sequence MAEGSTISKREIEGAPSTPRVEKRYKLLLQHEPFIDSERAALFTDYMKQHWTAPRYLRAGGALKHVLSNLTPRIWDEELIVGAVSRHFKGTQVYPEYETWMLEGFKRITREEERYIDGTLQKGKGDRLGIYLISPEDKERILDVAKFWEGKDWRTLAENCLRETKEDFNLVEKWMQQLVFLRFMFDVPEGRVIVDYQKVIDEGIEGLIARINAKLAGISELNSKEKFDRYSFYKGVKLALQGVINFAENYAKEAERQAGGCGEARRKEELLEIARVCRKVPRKPADTFREAMQSFWFAHVCLFIELNGRGISPGRFDQYMYRPFKSDIDAGAMTEEGALELLELMRIKCAEVTRAHATFTESYLGGSVYQNLTLGGVNSDGKPCSNELSNLVLKAGINVKTWQPTISVRWCENMSHDFKLNVVDCIKAGSGYPALFNDKIATERFVNVTGASLGDARDWAPCGCVDMQICGKRMPMYAVPHTNSLKLFELVLNGGVNPVTGDKLVDVKLDVEKASYEEIVEEYKRVTEVVVRREEDYWNTIMLMHNDIGLVHPFMTALLDDCIDRGLDAYEGGCRYSDPAYVISCGMVNVANSLAAIKKYVFDDKTVIMKEIKQAIRDNFVGHERLRKMLQDAPKFGNDDDYVDAIAVDLYHAWSQCAQQVKNWVGEPWRPSTLSVTTQVLHGKACGASPDGRLAGESLADAALSAFPGTDVNGPTSLIKSASKVNAQELQATLFNMKFHPAAIEGKKGAEKFIKLNETYFRLGGYHVQYNIVDTNMLIDAQKNPERYADLMVRVAGFTARFIDLGPDVQRQIIERTQFGESEI
- a CDS encoding 4Fe-4S binding protein, which gives rise to MPDLRTEFCGIGVKNPIGVTSCDFGGHERLLRRCVDQGIGWIIGKTVHEIDGPHRWPRPYFYSLRRFGSDLKDAWVCSQMFHNMPYPKWLEEELPKCLKTCEAHDVLFIGSCSGIGADPETWIPFLKDMEAAGVKMVELDTGGPHATFGAVAAQKAVGAPLAMDPDTAYKVTKACVEAVDIPIMFKMTPQCVNMAGVALAVEKAGAAAISANNAFYGCWIDHETGTFFGVPSSMGGLIGRPWQLFSLAKVMEITATVDIPVLGGGGSFTYDDCVRYLMAGCGLAGLCSSIYSRGVGVLKECVKGLGKFMDKKGYGSIEDFQGCVVKDFRYLREWNRENPMAELTPIIPEFDADKCNMCGVCEKLCPYGAITRNKGAGIPEVKREHCFGCGWCVGHCPRKAIQCVHADTGEVVWDGYGTIKDWVK
- a CDS encoding glycyl-radical enzyme activating protein codes for the protein MTTKGIITEIKRFATHDGPGIRTSVFLKGCPLRCDWCSNPETIDPKPQLYFIASRCKECGACLKVCAEGAVAADVNNRIIRKMCTLCMACADECLNGALRPVGEAITVERLMLEIEKDLPFYGDDGGLTLTGGEPLFQPEFCIALLKACHNRGISTVLDTSGFAPPKVVEEAMKYTDLVLLDIKHIDPEMHKIGAGVDNKLVLENAALMSEVTAVRISFPLIPGFNDSEDNIAATAKLALSLGVEHIDINPMHALGADKYRSLGLKPPFDRYRLPMEADLAKAVAIIDGLGLKTTVGRMM
- a CDS encoding FAD-dependent oxidoreductase, with protein sequence MKILVVGNGIAGNEVAFGLRELGARCEITIISAEEWPEYDPCSLPYFVGGDVPREAVFRRALNDYEQSSIQIVLENKAVGVDPEAKCVVTKSGDEYRYDKLVLAHGGRLVSPRIAGMDKRGVFSCKELTEADKLFGHRGSAAVVIGSGAIGVEAAEALRKRGCEVTIIELLDWMLPTMFDEPVARQLEGALRGYGIDVLTGERVQRIEGDDGVKGVVTDKRRIPCDTVVLATGVAPQKELGETAGITVNRGIIVDETMGTNVKGIYACGDCVEALDALTGERCISQLKHNAIEQAHIVTKNILGENASYLGAHSFARAHFFDTHAVTFGKTMQTVCDEGDVEFLERESGDDYLRIILKGGIVVGGQAIGEYADSIGLFIGAMWRKDDFNGLREKWQQVCRIDSPSPWVYRKLGRLIGLPAE
- a CDS encoding DUF6282 family protein, encoding MMSKASQEWAKRPFGRVISEEELKKRTHPAWPYIYFNPGEPVDPAKVDELLKGVIDVHVHGAPLGGWLPGRPTMVETCLEASEAGMKALVFKDHNTMTSNCAEIIQDFLGRLASDCAEAGVEYTPVEVYGGIVLNETIGGMNAKAVKTCLGYGRCKEVWLPSLDARHQREAMGLEGGISVTDGTDELTPEMKQILDVMAEYNGNSKGERVVLSTCHVSNEEKAAVLKYVKKMGMDVKVLLDHVTQEMTILNPDEAKEMIDLGGYLEFAECSCIPWPGMQDWVIAFDYSFALIKELIKERGPGQLVLITDAGQPGNKPVPGWKMFIKTLLAQGVSEADINVMAKEVPAKLIYGA